The Pocillopora verrucosa isolate sample1 chromosome 14, ASM3666991v2, whole genome shotgun sequence genome has a segment encoding these proteins:
- the LOC131776452 gene encoding uncharacterized protein — protein sequence MAAKPIFVDEPWNPQPRNTSVANKSVVVKNLSPSTSKEAIIIYFQRRRNGGGEVDGVCLRSEGVAVVTFEKEEVAESVLTRAHNIDGVQVKVERSIQTSNQVFGKVAARLDPESLGLSFSSLEEILQSIKDKTVEWRRIFDGFVVSGTFEQIEEVHNSLQKIKSIRSYQGKRETAQTDCKRSAYPMAFGQSPRTGKLFTEPAIGRKHSNIDRNSTGRANLRDSQGRGSNHRMNILNSKMKNKGEDKLVQLQAFTHGSVVPSFDFPGAESTPSIEQKRESEKNSSGRDQCQAKGLKTEHLMATADRKMKTDEARKLEDEFKKSQILGGGERRLNREEARKFSDHGSPQIMPQNYKGPTELSASRKHKVENTSLDGKTIVTRSETPIQKVTNKEICGTGQGTTPESCAIKKSCVEDDPNERTEDTESVTDRASNDVSGTTSEPAPYTNGAETWGNHQNQDETEPFETLSRKQQGGYNNGLWDVREKGNSLLGNEGEAVISDHIEENAQRNEICEKQVHPQSKGPNSPSESIKEPESTIATRESNHIKFLTETGITVLLLKGDITNHHVDLLIRPANPSLCYKEGPSNQIQEIEDTLVKDECQRITQGQETPKYGEAFFTDGGNLPCKAVLHVILPLWIEEKKDTKELKHLIHMCLKEGLILASEHGHKSVALPPLGQGGNPIPVRFSAEVTTRIIATFSRSVSPLHNGVTDFHIVCKDDATFSIFAKKLREFSFREKQQPYFARAEDKTVPYESISRCGTGLKKDELSSLKGTPCQENQNVTMLPVSKSNLTSQPPSFFHGTESRKNRLTRNEAKPREVLPKSRQDNANNRLKNFKEKENTFLENGGEAVTNHPKGEKSLIEAPKQGEIYGEETYQHSKSPNSEESIEDVESSTTVLRNNHMKFSTETGITVMLFKGNVTSHNADVLISPANPSLCYKVGLSKQIQEAVGSYVKDECLMLTQGQKMLKYGEVLVTGSGNLPCKAVFHAILPPWTDGEEDKKKLKRQIHNCLKDGLMLASGHRHRSVAFPLLGQEWNPIPVHVSAEVITRVIADYSKDVGPLHSGVTNAHVVCEDEASFELFAKELEEFSFPHKQQKHFKTRNKLYEDYKAVANESTRISGCIKDKSSAPEEKSRQSAAFSVRFKTDPVPEEENGTTQMVSPREEIVTSSIEIKSSEELSAVSEKMTMIEVEDLLQPEEARAFEILEATSGRHLLKRVGEVSKSVPKGESLNREIAEEFKRDEFEEQVTVNHDFENKSSVQLQQCTAVDPFSTQEAMEQHHAQRSIRHITNLPPLSMGMDKIIRRSSNSSSLHDGGRLLEGFMSPTIESLINADLHLGAQGLKLLHDDDDDVKKKEDLEESSSLNSHEKNSSTASSVPHLIGLQSNDNMPHNSRRKVEKILDSNMELETPDILETTIQNSPSLSTIDDENGLQTLPEKNVSAETAQPRNARTLCALCQEAVDQLAIENSNTCEKHKFCDDCTQKAFSFSDDCPACADAYGLINPKRVDIVTLKRRSNLDTKDTHPSTSDSISPVERPSIAHRSVGPQGNQPPGEMMWKKYSEDLTGFEGCGTIVTTFTFYDGVQSPEHPTPGKPYKGISCMAYFPNSQEGKGVLKLLRKAFDARLVFTISQTAAEESGQVVLDGLELKTTAESYLRNGQPDVDYFSRLKGQLAAKGIC from the exons ATGGCAGCGAAGCCAATTTTCGTCGATGAGCCATGGAATCCACAGCCTAGAAATACAAGTGTCGCCAACAAAAGTGTCGTTGTTAAAAACCTATCACCCTCGACAAGCAAGGAGGCGATAATCATCTACTTTCAGAGGCGAAGAAATGGTGGAGGTGAAGTAGACGGTGTTTGCTTACGAAGCGAAGGTGTAGCAgttgttacatttgaaaaagaagaag TGGCAGAGTCTGTTTTGACAAGGGCACACAACATAGATGGCGTTCAGGTCAAAGTGGAACGAAGTATTCAAACGTCAAACCAG GTGTTTGGCAAAGTGGCCGCCCGTCTCGATCCAGAATCATTAGGTTTAAGCTTCTCCAGTTTGGAAGAAATTCTACAGTCAATCAAAGACAAAACAGTAGAGTGGAGAAGGATTTTCGACGGCTTTGTGGTGTCCGGAACATTTGAACAAATAGAAGAAGTTCACAACTCGttacagaaaattaaatcaatcagaAGTTATCAGGGAAAGAGAGAGACTGCGCAGACAGATTGCAAAAGGTCAGCGTATCCGATGGCTTTTGGACAGTCTCCCCGAACTGGTAAACTTTTTACTGAACCAGCCATTGGTCGAAAACATTCCAACATTGACAGAAACTCGACAGGGAGGGCAAACTTGAGAGACTCTCAAGGGCGAGGATCGAATCACCGGATGAACATATTAAACAGCAAGATGAAAAACAAGGGAGAGGACAAATTAGTACAACTGCAGGCATTTACTCATGGTTCTGTCGTTCCTTCATTCGACTTCCCTGGTGCTGAGAGTACTCCCAGCATTGAACAGAAACGCGAGTCAGAGAAAAACAGTAGTGGTAGAGATCAGTGCCAAGCAAAAGGACTAAAGACAGAACATTTAATGGCGACTGCggatagaaaaatgaaaacagatgaAGCTAGGAAACTtgaagatgaatttaaaaaatctcaaattTTAGGTGGTGGTGAACGAAGACTAAACAGGGAAGAAGCAAGAAAGTTCAGTGACCATGGAAGTCCCCAAATTATGCCCCAGAATTACAAAGGTCCAACGGAATTAAGTGCTTCTAGAAAACACAAAGTGGAGAATACATCTCTTGATGGAAAAACCATCGTTACCCGAAGTGAAACTCCCATccaaaaagtaacaaataaagaaatttgtGGGACGGGTCAAGGAACGACCCCTGAATCATGTGCAATAAAGAAAAGTTGCGTCGAGGACGACCCAAATGAGAGAACAGAAGATACTGAGTCGGTTACGGATAGGGCTTCCAACGATGTTTCGGGGACAACCTCAGAGCCAGCACCATACACTAATGGCGCAGAGACTTGGGGCAATCATCAAAATCAAGACGAAACAGAGCCATTTGAGACTCTGTCGAGAAAACAACAGGGTGGTTATAACAATGGGCTATGGGATGTCAGAGAAAAGGGAAACTCCCTCTTAGGCAATGAAGGAGAAGCCGTGATAAGTGACCACATCGAGGAAAATGCACAACGGAATGAAATCTGTGAAAAACAAGTCCATCCGCAATCAAAAGGCCCAAACAGTCCTAGTGAGAGCATAAAAGAACCGGAGTCCACAATCGCCACGAGGGAGAGCAACCATATTAAGTTCTTAACGGAAACTGGTATCACCGTCTTGTTACTTAAAGGAGACATTACGAACCATCATGTAGACCTTCTTATACGTCCCGCCAATCCATCGCTCTGTTACAAAGAGGGACCGTCAAATCAGATTCAAGAAATAGAGGATACATTGGTGAAAGATGAATGCCAAAGGATCACTCAGGGCCAAGAAACGCCGAAATATGGCGAAGCATTCTTTACTGATGGTGGTAATTTACCTTGCAAAGCAGTCCTTCATGTTATTCTGCCCCTCTGGATCGAGGAAAAGAAGGATACGAAGGAGCTTAAGCACTTAATCCACATGTGTTTAAAGGAAGGATTGATTTTGGCATCAGAGCATGGACACAAATCGGTTGCGTTACCGCCACTAGGACAAGGGGGGAATCCCATTCCAGTTCGTTTCTCGGCAGAGGTGACCACTCGTATCATCGCTACGTTTAGCAGAAGCGTTAGTCCATTGCACAATGGAGTTACTGATTTCCACATTGTGTGTAAAGATGACGCCACTTTCAGTATATTTGCCAAAAAATTGAGAGAATTTTCATTTCGAGAGAAACAACAACCATATTTCGCACGGGCTGAGGACAAAACAGTCCCATATGAAAGCATTAGCAGATGTGGTACTGGGCTCAAAAAAGACGAACTCTCTTCGCTGAAAGGGACACCTTGCcaggaaaatcaaaatgttaCCATGTTACCTGTCTCTAAATCGAATTTAACATCACAGCCACCCTCATTTTTTCATGGCACAGAGAGCAGGAAAAACCGTCTAACTCGAAACGAAGCAAAACCCCGTGAAGTTCTCCCAAAAAGTCGACAAGATAATGCTAACAATAGGCTTAAGAATTTcaaggagaaagaaaacacttttctcGAGAATGGAGGAGAAGCTGTAACAAATCACCCCAAGGGCGAAAAAAGCTTGATTGAAGCGCCAAAACAAGGTGAAATATATGGAGAAGAAACCTACCAACATTCAAAGAGCCCCAATTCAGAGGAAAGCATTGAAGATGTGGAGTCCTCAACAACTGTGCTGAGAAACAACCATATGAAGTTCTCCACAGAAACTGGTATCACCGTCATGttatttaaaggaaatgtaACAAGCCACAATGCAGACGTTCTTATAAGTCCTGCTAATCCATCGCTTTGTTACAAAGTAGGACTATCAAAGCAGATTCAAGAGGCAGTGGGCAGTTATGTAAAAGATGAATGCCTTATGCTCACCCAAGgacaaaaaatgttaaaatatggTGAGGTGCTTGTTACTGGTAGTGGTAATTTACCTTGCAAAGCTGTCTTCCATGCTATTCTGCCCCCATGGACCGACGGTGAAGAGGATAAGAAAAAGCTTAAGCGCCAAATCCACAATTGTCTTAAAGATGGGCTCATGTTGGCATCAGGACACAGACACAGATCTGTTGCTTTCCCCCTATTAGGACAAGAGTGGAACCCCATTCCAGTTCATGTGTCGGCAGAGGTGATCACTCGTGTCATTGCTGATTATAGCAAAGACGTTGGTCCATTGCACAGTGGAGTTACTAATGCCCATGTAGTTTGTGAGGATGAAGCGAGTTTTGAACTGTTTGCCAAAGAATTGGAAGAATTTTCATTCCCacataaacaacaaaaacattttaagacaaGAAACAAGCTTTACGAAGATTACAAAGCAGTAGCAAATGAAAGCACCAGAATAAGTGGATGCATAAAAGACAAATCTTCTGCGCCGGAAGAGAAATCTCGTCAAAGTGCTGCTTTTTCGGTTAGGTTTAAAACAGATCCAGTGCCGGAGGAGGAGAATGGAACGACCCAAATGGTCTCACCCCGAGAAGAAATTGTCACATCCTCAATTGAAATTAAATCAAGTGAAGAGCTATCCGCCGTGAGCGAGAAAATGACTATGATTGAAGTAGAGGATTTGTTGCAGCCTGAGGAAGCTCGAGCGTTCGAAATACTGGAAGCAACGTCTGGAAGACACTTACTTAAACGTGTTGGAGAAGTATCAAAAAGTGTGCCTAAGGGGGAGAGTTTAAACAGGGAAATAGCAGAGGAGTTCAAAAGAGATGAATTTGAAGAACAGGTCACTGTAAACcatgattttgaaaataaatcttCAGTGCAACTCCAACAGTGTACGGCTGTCGACCCGTTTTCTACACAAGAAGCGATGGAGCAACACCACGCTCAGCGCAGCATAAGACACATCACAAATCTTCCTCCGTTATCAATGGGCATGGACAAAATAATTCGAAGGAGTTCAAATTCGTCCTCTCTTCATGATGGTGGAAGACTGTTAGAAGGTTTCATGTCGCCCACTATTGAGTCCCTCATTAATGCCGATCTTCACCTCGGTGCTCaaggattaaaacttttacatgacgatgatgacgatgtaaagaaaaaagaagaccTGGAGGAAAGCTCTTCGCTTaattcacatgaaaaaaattcttcaactgCCTCAAGTGTTCCGCACTTAATTGGCCTTCAGAGCAATGACAATATGCCACACAATTCTAGaaggaaagttgaaaaaatccttgattCCAACATGGAACTTGAAACTCCTGATATTTTGGAAACAACAATTCAAAACAGTCCTTCATTGAGTACGATAGACGACGAAAACGGATTACAGACGCTTCCTGAGAAAAATG TTTCAGCAGAAACTGCACAGCCGCGGAATGCCCGCACCCTCTGCGCTCTCTGCCAAGAAGCGGTGGATCAGTTGGCCATTGAAAATTCAAACACCTGTGAAAAGCACAAGTTCTGTGACGACTGTACACAGAAAGCTTTCTCATTTAGTGATGACTGTCCCGCTTGCGCCGATGCATATGGCTTGATAAATCCCAAAAGAGTTGACATTGTTACGCTCAAACGTAGATCTAACCTTGATACCAAAG ACACTCATCCTTCCACATCCGACTCAATCTCACCTGTGGAACGCCCCAGCATTGCCCACAGATCAGTCGGTCCCCAAGGCAACCAGCCTCCTGGAGAAATGATGTGGAAAAAGTATTCGGAAGATCTTACTGGTTTTGAAGGTTGTGGCACAATTGTTACAACTTTCACTTTCTATGATGGAGTCCAAAGCCCTGAACATCCAACCCCAGGCAAACCATACAAAGGCATATCGTGCATGGCCTACTTTCCTAACTCGCAAGAAGGAAAAGGGGTTCTGAAATTACTTCGAAAAGCTTTTGACGCCCGCCTGGTATTTACTATTTCACAAACTGCTGCCGAAGAGTCTGGTCAGGTGGTGTTGGATGGATTAGAACTGAAGACCACAGCTGAAAGTTATTTGAG GAATGGTCAGCCAGACGTCGACTATTTTTCAAGACTAAAAGGACAGTTGGCAGCTAAAggaatttgctga